One genomic segment of Hordeum vulgare subsp. vulgare chromosome 2H, MorexV3_pseudomolecules_assembly, whole genome shotgun sequence includes these proteins:
- the LOC123430899 gene encoding beta-glucosidase BoGH3B-like, translating to MAAAQGEQRPLYKDPSAPVEARVRDLLGRMTLREKAGQMAQIERCVASPRAVAELGVGSILSGGGRPPCDRASPSDWADMVDDMQRLALSSRLAVPILYGIDAVHGHNNVVGATIFPHNVGLGASRDAELVRKIGEATALEVRATGIHWAFAPCVAVCRDSRWGRCYESYSEDPEIVRSFTTIVAGLQGQTPADHPHGYPFLHSVRENVLACAKHYVGDGGTHKGINEGNTICSLDDLEKIHMKPYPDCIAQGVATIMASHSQWNGEHLHASHHLLTDVLKGKLGFQGFVVSDWEGVDHLCEPRGFDYRHCIAQSVNAGMDMIMIPFRFEKFLEDLVFLVETGEIPLSRIDNAVERILRVKFISGVFEHPFSDPTLLDVIGCKEHRLLAREAVRKSLVLLKNGKNREDTFLPLAKNAKRILVTGTHADNIGYQCGGWTIAWNGDSGKITLGTSILEAIQESVEVETEIVYDECPIEATIEAGNFSYAVVVVGEDPYSESVGDRTDLSIPFNGSDLITRVASKVPTLVILISGRPLVIEPQVLEKVDALVAAWLPGSEGTGVADCLFGDHDFVGTLPVTWFRYDDQLPINIGDANYDPLFPFGYGLKCSKAMEI from the exons ATGGCGGCAGCGCAAGGCGAGCAGCGGCCGCTGTACAAGGACCCGTCGGCGCCGGTGGAGGCGCGCGTGCGCGACCTGCTGGGCCGCATGACGCTGCGGGAGAAGGCGGGCCAGATGGCCCAGATCGAGCGCTGCGTGGCGTCGCCTCGCGCCGTCGCCGAGCTCGGCGTCGGCAGCATCCTCAGCGGCGGCGGCAGGCCGCCCTGCGACCGCGCCTCCCCGTCCGACTGGGCCGACATGGTCGACGACATGCAGCGGCTGGCACTCTCGTCCCGCCTCGCCGTCCCCATCCTCTACGGCATCGACGCCGTCCACGGCCACAACAACGTCGTCGGCGCCACCATCTTCCCCCACAACGTCGGCCTCGGGGCCTCCAG GGATGCCGAGCTTGTCCGAAAGATCGGCGAGGCGACGGCGCTCGAGGTTCGCGCCACCGGCATCCACTGGGCATTCGCCCCCTGCGTCGCC GTATGTAGGGATTCGAGGTGGGGGAGATGCTACGAGAGCTACAGCGAGGACCCAGAGATCGTGCGCTCCTTCACCACCATCGTCGCCGGCCTGCAGGGCCAGACACCGGCTGACCACCCCCATGGCTACCCGTTCCTCCATTCGGTCAG GGAGAATGTGCTTGCTTGTGCCAAGCACTACGTAGGAGATGGTGGCACCCATAAGGGGATCAATGAAGGGAACACCATTTGCTCTCTAGACGATTTGGAAAAGATTCACATGAAACCTTACCCTGATTGTATAGCTCAAGGGGTCGCAACGATTATGGCATCCCACTCTCAATGGAATGGGGAACACTTACATGCTAGCCACCATTTGCTCACAGATGTTTTAAAGGGCAAATTAGGCTTCCAG GGTTTTGTGGTGTCAGACTGGGAAGGTGTTGACCATCTTTGTGAGCCTCGAGGGTTTGATTATAGGCATTGCATTGCACAATCAGTCAATGCCGGAATGGATATG ATTATGATACCTTTTAGATTTGAGAAATTCTTGGAAGATCTTGTGTTCTTGGTGGAAACGGGGGAGATACCATTATCACGAATTGATAATGCCGTTGAGCGGATTCTAAGAGTTAAGTTCATATCTGGAGTTTTTGAGCATCCATTTTCAGATCCAACTCTACTCGACGTAATTGGTTGCAAG GAGCATCGTCTGCTAGCACGTGAGGCTGTTCGAAAGTCTTTGGTACTTCTGAAAAATGGCAAGAATAGGGAGGATACTTTCCTCCCCTTAGCCAAAAATGCAAAAAGAATACTCGTCACGGGGACACATGCTGACAATATTGGATACCAGTGTGGTGGGTGGACGATAGCTTGGAATGGAGACAGTGGGAAGATTACTCTTG GTACAAGCATATTAGAGGCCATACAAGAATCTGTGGAAGTGGAAACTGAAATTGTGTATGACGAATGCCCAATAGAGGCTACCATTGAAGCAGGAAATTTTTCCTAtgctgttgttgtagttggtgAGGATCCCTATTCAGAAAGTGTGGGAGATAGAACCGACCTTAGTATCCCATTCAATGGTTCGGATCTGATTACTCGTGTTGCCAGTAAAGTCCCTACCCTAGTGATTCTTATTTCTGGAAGACCATTAGTTATTGAGCCGCAGGTTCTTGAGAAGGTAGATGCTCTAGTTGCTGCTTGGCTGCCTGGAAGTGAGGGAACGGGAGTTGCTGATTGTCTCTTTGGAGATCACGATTTTGTGGGCACGTTGCCTGTAacttggtttagatatgacgatcaACTGCCTATAAATATTGGGGATGCTAATTATGATCCATTATTTCCTTTTGGATACGGGCTGAAATGTTCAAAAGCCATGGAGATTTAG